Within Maridesulfovibrio frigidus DSM 17176, the genomic segment TTACCAAATACTCTTTTAACCACCTTGACCTTTGCTTACCATCCATGCCTATTTCAAGAATTTTAAATAAACCAAGATACTTAAAAAAAATACTATTACTGCTTATAGCTTCTTTATAAAGACCTAAAGCAAGAAGCTGTTCATCTGTTTTTTTTGAATACGAATAACTTTCAAGGTCAACAGGTACACGGCTCCTGCTATGCCCCACAAAATCGGTTATCCCTTTTATTGGAATTGAACCACCTGTATGCATAATATCATATATCGCAACATCAAATAGCCATGAAAATTCACTCAAAAACATCCTGCCAGCGATATGAGCCTGATGCTCTTTATGTGATTTTATGATGATTTGATTAGACAATGCTCTCGGATTTCGGGCTTCATCTTCCCTCTCAATCTTCTCCCTAACAATTTTTAAACTATACTCGCCATAAGGAATTCTTATTTCTTCTTGCTTCAAGTAAGCCGCTGAATCAAACGCAATAACAGAAAACATCACAAATTCCCTACCTTATAATATCTTTATAGTATTTCTCTTTTCCAATACCCACCCCACCATATTAATTCAACACAAAATTATAATTTCACATTGACAGACAAACATTACAGCATTACAGCTATACTATGAAGAAAGAGCAAACCCTATTTTCTATGCGTTTAGACAAAGACCTTCACAAACGAATCAAAATCTTTTCCGCAGAGCAGGAAATGACCATCAAAGCCATGTTCATAGAATGTATGGAAAAGCGAATGGCAGAGGCAAAGAAGAAAGAAAAAGACGAGAAGTAGCCCAAATAAAAACGGCCCGGAAAGGTGTTGAAGCACCAAACCGAGCCTAACCACAAACGACCTTTACTGGAGGTACGTTATGGCTGGAAAGAACGTAGCCAATTCACACACTTCTGACAACAGTTCAGTTGTCGGTTCCCCTACGCTTGTTATAGCAGACGGTAAGCCTGTTGTTTCATCCCTTACAATTGCCGAGCATTTTGGCAAACAACACAAGGATGTCCTGCGTAAAATTGAACTCCTTGATTTACCTGACGATTTCGGACAGCGCAATTTTGCGCCGTCCTCTTACGTCAATGCTCAGAACAAAAAACA encodes:
- the mauJ gene encoding methylamine utilization protein MauJ, with product MFSVIAFDSAAYLKQEEIRIPYGEYSLKIVREKIEREDEARNPRALSNQIIIKSHKEHQAHIAGRMFLSEFSWLFDVAIYDIMHTGGSIPIKGITDFVGHSRSRVPVDLESYSYSKKTDEQLLALGLYKEAISSNSIFFKYLGLFKILEIGMDGKQRSRWLKEYLVKKQYDDAEQLSIDMWRQGRCAVAHGKDSINVHTFHDYHRIEKFYFILKPAVRLYMENKLQIPTFKCSEEVYQI